The Enoplosus armatus isolate fEnoArm2 chromosome 21, fEnoArm2.hap1, whole genome shotgun sequence genomic sequence ACACAATCACACACCTGCAACAAACACTTATTTTGCAGATGTTAAAACACGCACATGCTTAGATGTTCAAAagacattcaacacacacaatctaCACTCAAACTGTAACAGATGCAACCTTTCAACAACCAATGCATGCTCcctaaaaaaaggttttcacaaTACAAAAGGTCCCTAAGTAAGCATAAGCAACCATTCACATGGTGTACGACAGTCGAGGGTCGCCAGTGAAAAAGGATTTGATTTGTTGAGCAAAGCTGCAGGATCAGGTTGTGGCAGCAGTTTGGGCTTCTGAAGGCTTCCTAACATCAACAAGTAGGACTTATCCAAAGAAAGCTGTTGATGAAAGTTGTTTGCTGTGCAAGTCGGCTTTACTTTTACAACTTATAAACCTTATATATAACTTTATAACAGCCACATCAAAATATGGTCCCACATTTGTCATAAAATCATCTAAAATTCAGGATAGAGCTATCAGGTTTTAAGAGAACTGCTTGGCTTTCTGCTACAACTGCCTGTCACTTCACATGAGTGCAAGACGGCCTGCCTCCCGCTGTGACATGCTCTCTCTAGTATGGTATATGCCGTGACTCAGGGCTGCAGAGATCCTGTATTTAGTCAAGACCACAGCAAAGGCTCGGGGGAGCGTCTCGGCGGATGTGAGAGAAACGTTGGGCGAACATTCCATGACCAAAACAGATGGTCTTAAAAACATGAGCAGCTGAACATGAGCCCCTCCGCCGGGGGGCCTGGCGTCTCCTCCATGCTTAAAGAAAGAAGCGAAGGCTGGGGGGCAGGGAGGAGAGTGACATTCAATGCACGGGAATCAACACAAAAGGGTAATCGGCACAAAACTAAATGACCACATGACACCCTAACGTAGAGGAAAAATGTCTATTTTTGCTGGTGAACCTCTGTCAGCGGTAACCCAGAGACAGAACATTGTCTCGCCTTGTAAATGAGTTGATGTAATGTGTAAACCTCACTATTCTGAGGCGAGACAGGCCTCTCTGGGCTGTAAGATGCCAAGCCTGTGTGTTGGACAGCTATCAATGTGTACAGCTGACGTTCCTCCCAACGACTCCGATTTCAGCTGAGCTACTGTAGCAGCGAGACACGCCACGTCACAAGTACTTTTCACACAGTAGTAGGCAGGCATTATGTCACTCTAGAGCTGAGAAATGTACCGATCATCATCACGTTTCACCGAGAATCATGACAATTCTATGTAATGTTGTCTGTGGCTTTGGATTTAAAACAATGCTTTTTTGAATGCTAACTTTGCTATCgttgttttcacagtttgttaGAGCAAGTTACAACAAATATTGCAGGCGTATGTTAGGAAAAACACACGCTATTATAAACCATATTTCAttctattttcaaatatattcttaaatgataaataagCCCTAAATGTCTTCTGTAACTTCTGTTCTGCGTTATCAGTATTGTCAGAGCACAATGTTAGCAGTTAGTTCTCCCACCATTGGCTAATGAGGTGCtaatcaataaacacacacatgcttctcCTCCCTGTGTGATCCAGGCGATACTTAATACACACTCGGCTGCTTCCTGAGGAAAAGCCGGTGTAGGCCTGGGGAGGGAAGCATGCCAGAGGTGAAATTGCCCAAATCAGGCCGACATGCTCGGACACAATGTGCGACACAGTAATGACAATTCAAGCTCATCCCGGGCTGCAGGTAACGGCATCTCCACCTGGCCCATTTGATGAAGTACGGCAGGTGGTGGAGCAGGTTGAATGTGTAGTAGGAATATCTGGTAATCTCTGTCACCGTCCACACAACCAGGAATAGGATTACGCTTTCTTCGCTCTGGATCTTCATTTAAATCCGAAAGAAAAGCGGCAAATAtacaaaggaaggaaaaagtAAAGTGTTTACGTGAGTCAAACCTGACACGTGCTGCTCTTACAGGTAACAAGTGCaggtgtgtgcaaatgtgtgggAGCAATGATGTGATAATAAAGCACAGCTCTGGCAGATTTCATGCAACAGATGCTAAAGCAGGCCTCATTTGAAACCCTTTGAGAATCTACCTAGTACTAGGAGGTAATATTGAAGTAAAACTTGTGATTAAATTAGTACTTCTTCTGTGTTGTGTGCTGTGATAGTCACCTGTCTGATGCTGTTGGTGATGAACCAAACCATGAAAATCCGTGAACACACTTGAACCCCAGTTACAATCACAGAAGTCCTCACAATccctgcagcagagcaggaggaagaaaaaaaaacagtttacagcTGCAGAGGTGTTggcatgtttgtttacatctgaaCGTAAATCATTAGTCATAACCATAAACAAAGATCATGACATACCTATGGCACAATGTCCCAACTGTAagaccaaacacagaaagaTCAGTTAATTTTTAAAGTTGATTATGATAATTTCTCACTGTAAGAGGTCGCACTGCGATTGACAGCTTTTCTATTCAAATTCTTACCTCAACTAATGCAAAGGTCTGGAAAAACTTGAGTGTCCTTGCTATACTTCTGTACAGACCCTTATGTGTGCCTTTCTGGATGTAGAAGCGCATCATTGCCATGGCCAAAACCAGCCAcctgcaggaagaaaaacaggcaATATTACATAAAGGCACCACTTAGTGTGAACAGTAACTGCTACACTGCTGAAAGAGACAACAGGCCATATGGGATAAATGGTGTAAGAGTTTATACATAGTTTCCAGTATCCCAGTATCACAGGAGACTGAAGAACAGGAGAAACCATGTTCCAGGGCGTGCAACAATTATCTGGCTGCTCCTGCGTGTCCTCATAGTGTAAAtcaacaaaagagacaaaatgtgcAGGTTATGTATACTTAAGAATGACACTGAACCCTACAGTGACAATAACTATTTACTGGTGACGCCTGACGTGacaaaacatgatgaatggGAGGATTACATTTATAAAATCATGGGTAAGTTTGAGACggccagagacacagacacatttaacgGATGTGTCATTATCCTAAAGATTCACATCAGTAGTAACGAACAAAGAGACTCCCCATTAGTCCTTGCAATTTAAATCTCGCTGTCATGTCTGCTTCAAAGTGATACTTCCACAAAATGTAATTACGTTTTAAACAGTCCGACATTTACCACTACTGTGCAACATATTAGCATATTAACACTTTGCATCTATTTTGCACAATTCAGTTGTTTCAAGTTTCAAAAATGCTCTTTAATCTCCATTTTCTCTACAATTAtgacaaacatgtcaacaatagCCAACCCTTAATATCAGCCAAAACATAAAGCTGTATATTCCTTTAGCTAAACTGTTAGGAGGCTGCCTGCTCCTGAACTATAAGTATCTCAAATGACATACTACCAAAATGTAATCCAGGTGTAACATCATCAATATAAATCCTTTAAACAAATTGTCACCAGCTCCTCACGCTGCCCTCTCGACTCAGCAACatacaaacagtcaaacagcagcagactccTTTATAACCGACTACAGCCATGAAAGATTATCTCACAGAACTGTTAACAGGGTCAGTGGTGTTTACAACTTAGTGGGTTCAACGGGGCTGCAACCAATGATCATTctcatcattgattaatctgctgattattttctcggttaatcactttgattttaaaatagtaaaaaagAGATTGTACTTTCTTGGAGTCCGAGGTGACATcttcaatttcctttttttaatccaacCAATAAAACCCACAGATGTTCAGTTAACATTCATATAGAAAAGCAGAAATTCTCACACAACTTGAGAAGCTGAATCCGATGAAAgtgtggcatttttgctttaaaagatTAATCGTTTCCGCTCTAATTGGATACTTTAAATATGAGCTCTGAGGCcaaaaaaactccccaaaacCATGATAACCAATCATGTTATTTGTCTGTTCAGTTGATGTAGGTGTGATCATTACATTAGAGTGCATGGTACAGTAATGGGAAGTCAAACTAAAAAGATGTTTTGAAATCACTGCAGTAGAAAATCAGTCAAACATTGcttttatataaacataaacaaccAAACTGTACCCtgaataacaatattttttttaaatcccatGATATGACGGATGATGAATAATGCATAGTGGTAGCCCTGCATGTTGTGTTGATGCATCTTAACCATATTGTAATAAAGCAATTAAGCCTTAATGGGCCCAGAACATTTGTATCAGTATTGGATTGAATTTCAGCGACAGTATGTGGACAGAGTCATCACTGTCATAATAAAGTAGTGTACTAGAAAACATTGAcagaaccactggactaaactaccaaacttcactgaaaaaaactgttaaaactagctccactgacgtaacacataataatatataatccCCAGagcaagtacttttacttttggtatttttaagtacattttattataatacttctgtactttaagTAAGAAATTAAAGACTTTTACATGAGTATTACTAAGTAAAATATCTGTGTACTTCTTCCAGAACTGTCGTTGAGTGCCACTTGTTGATCGGTCAgctcttttacattttcatgagCAGTATTGATTCCCATACGTTTTGTCTCGCCAGTTTTTCATATAAACACGATGGTAATGGCGCGCTGTGTTTGCATTTCACAAatgttatgttgttatttaaaaaaaaaaaatctgcccaTTGAGCATTTCACAGTCCCAGACCTGAGCTCCAGTATCAGCGCGCTCCGGCTATACTTATCACTGCAACTGACCGGAGGCAGTGTGGGCCTTGACGCTGACACCGTGCAGTCAGCCCTATTTGGACACGGCTGCAGCGCCAGCCTGTCACTTCAAACCAAAcgccattcattcattttctaacCCTCAGATAAGTACCTCTcacatttttatctttctttactATCAAATTCTCCAAGTTTTTCCAAATTCCGGCGAGCGGCTGAATTCAGCGAGCTGAACAGGCACTTTCGACttgacacagagacacacagtccTATAAACAGCAACACACGCTTACGGTTTTTTAAGGAGCGGCTAACTTATAGGCTTTTCTTATTAATAGGCGACCGGGGCGGAATCACGCACGTACCCGGCGGTCATGGCgatgttgtagaaagtgagccATGCGGTAGCGAGGGCGCTTTTCGTtttcttcctgttgttgttttccttctcctcaACCGTGCCGTCCTCCTCGCTGGACGCCATGGTACCGGGGGCAGGGTGGGGAAGTCAGGAAGGGAGCTGACAGCTGGGGCTGGTAGGGAGGGGAGCAGCAGggtcatccatccatctatccgCCCACGGCTCCCCTCTCTCGCGGGACTAGTGCTGCAACAAGTGCGTGGCCTGCCTGTGGGTCAGGGACTGGTATTATGAAGTCCTTGTACCTTGCAGTAGAAAACTTGTATGATAGTGGTAGAATGTAGgcctaagtacatttactcatttaagtacacatttgaggtacttgtactcgAGTCTTTACTTCATCTCAGGGGGAAACTAATACTTCACTACAATTACCTGGCAGCCTTAGTTACTTTATTGCGATTATATTATCAAATTAAGAattttgcatacaaaacatatgaagattTTATAAAGTGTGATGATTTGTGAGAGATTAAACTGCCCAAAAGTATATAGAAGTACAACTGAAACCTTGGTCAATTAActgattagtcaattgacagatGAATTATTggcagccatttttaaaaaaaaaattaaattcaattttaattttGACCTGCAAATGTGTGCCATTTTGAGGGAAATGAAGGAGGCTATCATAACCATAAGCTGTGTTTcaccatccacttttatttaacccCCCTCTGTCAtagtataaactgctccacaaaagaggaatGAGCTACAAACAGATATAAGACTGGAGTCAATGGTCTTTTTAATAAACGTGCAAACGTCTTGCGTTAGCGACCTAGCTAAGCTTGCTAACTCAGTAGGCAAGCAGTTAGCAAGCGGGTTAGCTCTGAGAActttttaaccctaaccctttcctCCTCAGTTAAactctttattttattgaatgaaatataatacaatGCCAGGAGGGAGTAAACGGCACAATACAGAACAAAAAATAAGGAGCTTGCCAAGCTGTTGTGACTGACTAGCGCTAGCATATTCGTGGCTAGCTAGTGTTGGCAGTTAGCTTACCAGTTAGAGAAGTTCACCCTGCTAGGAGTCACTTTGTCACCAAGCATCTTCAACCAAATATTTATCCATGAAGACACACAGATTAATTATTTGCCTAATATATATGCTtcttaaatgtagtgaagtacaaAGTTGCAGAAATAGGAAATTGTCACAATGTTATTGTGTTGATTTTTGCTCATTCTGCCTCTGTCCCACTTTCCCAGGCCACTTCAGTATTATTCTTTACCTGTCCACTAGGTGCCTTCAGACTTTCTATTTATTCCAGATCCTGCCACTCTCATCTGCCCCGCAATCACCTCTTTCCCCTCACCTGAGCCTCCCCGCCCATCTGCCTACCTGCACCTTATTTCCGTTTCCCCAGTCAGTTGTCAGATTGTTGTAGTTTCTTCgttttcatctttctttgcttttaagACACTTGTACCCACCTTCCTGCCAGTCAACCTACTTGTGTCTGCCTGTAAGCTCATTTGTAATTTCAACCAGTCATGAAATCATTGAACTGTCCTTATCTTCCTTGACTATCTGCTGCCTCATACTCACCTGCCTGACGGGAAATGCTCAAGTATAAGTACTTCAAAGTTGtccttaagtacagtacttgagtataaGTGCTGAACATATCTACAGGTATTAATCTGTGCTGGTCTGGCTCTCATGGAGGCACTGCCTGAGAAACTGCATCAATGCAGAGTCTAAAATTAGCTCTTCTAATGACGCTCAgtagaaatgtgtgtaaacTAAAGACATCACCAAATATAGTGCAGTCTACCTAATCCCGATCCAGTTACTTGATCAGGTGTTCAGGTGTCTGAGGTCAGCAAAAGCACAATGTCCAGCTGTTTCAGGTTTCTCAATAGCAAATTTCCACTTCATTATTAGCTTGAGATTGCATCAACACACATGGTCATGGTATGAAATATACTGTGCGTGAATGATATTTGGACTTAAGAGAGGAGCGACATTAATTCATTTCAGCTCGTGCTTTTGGTTTGATCGACTGAGAGAGTGTAGCTGGCTTTTTCAGGAAAAAACTTAGACACTACTAAGTCTTAAACAATTTGAATTTGCTGAGAACTGATATGCTGAAGCAATGTTTTTAAACCACTGATATGTTTCTAGTATTAGCTTCTGATATTTTACAGTCATCCCATTTTGCCACTAGATGGCGATGTGTAAATATGAGTCGAGCCACAAGTGCCTTTTAGGTTTTCTGTGGCTTCATGTGTCTTCAGTTTACAGCCAGTAGCCCTTGGATGTTGCTTTTTATCAAGTCCACTTGTATTTGCTGGTTTTGGAGAACGTTCAGGGAAAACATAGGGTATAACTAATGCAAAGCTACATGTAGTTTAGATGCTCAGAATAATGTACGTCATCTATTATGTGTAGCAGATTGATAAGATAGGATTTTAGCTTCAAAAGCATCAATTGAAGTACCATTTTCAAGGCTAAATAACCCCACTGAGATGCCTGCAGAACATACATATCCTTCAGGGTGCAGAGTTAGACAACCTTTGTTTGTATGCTGTATGTATAAAGAGAGTAAAGGGCCAGTCACATCACCGTCACACCAAGGTACACAATGCCTAGTGCAGTGTAAGCAGTTGGGTGAGCAGAGAGCCAGGGCTGTGGTGTGTGGAAAATGCTAGTGGAGGCAGACAATGCGTTAGTCCGAGGCCTGACCAGCCCTCAGAGGGACAGGGGTCGCCTCACTGCGACAACAGCCCccgtctccctcccttctttttctttttttgagctGCCACAGCATGGGCTCGGGGAGGACGCTGAAGTTTGCCGTGTGCGAGGTGCTGCAGTTTGCAGGCCTGTGCGTGCCACTCTTCATCGTCATGCAGAGGTTCGCCGTCATCGTAGCCAAGGTCAAAACCTCGGCGCAGCCGCCCGGCGACGGCAGCACAGCCTACTGGTTGATCGTGGCCTCCTCCATTGCCTATGTCACCTCCACCGCCCTGCTGGTCTGGGTACCCCTGAAATATATGGTTTTCGTGAAGAAGAAGTTTCTCATTGGGAGGAAGAAGTGGTGAGTTTCTCCTGCCTTTGTCCTGACGTCAGGGGCCTGGGGAGCCAGAAATGGAGGTCCAGCACTGCTCTTAGCTGTGTATGGCCAGCAGCTGGGATCCCAGTGCACCGCTGACTGAGACCTGACCagctggtttgagtctgaacaggCCTGTAGCTGGTTTGGACTGCACTTGGCTGGTGAATACCATGAGTTAGCAAGTCCTGCAACTGCCTTTTGTCTTCCTTCCttactttttttgtctctcctttcctttgtctttgtatCAGGAGGCCTGTGGCCCTCGTATATGTGATCCTGTCCACATTACCCTGCTTTGCCTTTCTCATCGCCAGCTCTGAGGTACAACATGTTGTGGATTATTTGccctttgttttattacatcaaTTTATCTGTACTCTGATCATGAACTTTGACCCTTATGTTGCCATGTTTGAGTCAGTCAATAATTGTAGAACTTTTGTAGTTATTTTGGATGATTCTGTTTATCATTGAAAGAAGTTGCTTTGAAGTTAAATACTAATAACTTTAAATTTGGGACCATGAAATCAAATTTTGTTATCCAGAGGCCTCTGAGTGGAATAAAGGTGATGATTTGTGAGGAACCTTTTGGTTCTCAGGGGAGGAACATCCAGCTTTATGGATAAGGAGCTACTGATAAGCAGCTTGGTTCCTCTTCCTGTCCAAGCTGCCCTTGTCAAATCATCTGTCCATGAGGCACATTTTCACTTCCTCGCTGGCTGCAGCCCAGGTCctatttgctgttttatgtggCCCTTTCTAGAGCCCAAGCTGACCTTTTGGCCCTTGCTTATCTGGTGTCTTTTACATGAGAGCCATAAATTCTGCTAAGATGACCAACTTATCTGCTTTGTTCTGTGTCCTGTTGGTATGAAGTCCTGACTCAGGAAAATACCAGAGCTGCAAATGATTTAGCCTACAAACCCAGTAATAGAGGAGGTCAGAAATGTAGACGTAAATGTAAATTGATGGATTCTATATTAATTGGAAGTGACTATTTACATTAAACGTATGTTCAACTCACTTTTCTGGCTGTTTTCTTAGGTtcagataaataacaacatgaaacatgacacattCACGGAGCTCCCCGTATCACTggtcctcttctctctcatctgtaTTGACGTTGTGGAGAGGATGCGCCACTGCCGACTGACCGGCCAGGGTGAGCGCAGCTCTGTGAACACATTACACAAATCACTCACTGAGTGCTTTAGATCCTGAACTTTCCTCTGCCAACTTCTATAGTGATACCAGCCGGGCTTTACATTGCAGGAGCTCGGAGGCAACAAATACAGTTCTTTATAT encodes the following:
- the hacd1 gene encoding very-long-chain (3R)-3-hydroxyacyl-CoA dehydratase 1, which gives rise to MASSEEDGTVEEKENNNRKKTKSALATAWLTFYNIAMTAGWLVLAMAMMRFYIQKGTHKGLYRSIARTLKFFQTFALVELGHCAIGIVRTSVIVTGVQVCSRIFMVWFITNSIRQIQSEESVILFLVVWTVTEITRYSYYTFNLLHHLPYFIKWARYNLFIVLYPLGVVGELLTIYAALPFVRRSGMYSMRLPNMYNVSFDYYYCLITVMLSYIPLFPQLYFHMLRQRRRVLHGEIIVEKDD